The following are encoded together in the Nocardioides thalensis genome:
- a CDS encoding MATE family efflux transporter — MTAPLAPRGRGRVRLTSDDREIGRLAIPAFLALVAEPLFLLGDAAVVGHLGTPELAGLGIAGTILQTLVGLCVFLAYGTTAGVARQLGAGRRGDALTQGVDGLWLAVAIGVPVTVAGVLLTEPLVALLGPGADVAGPAATYLRIAMLGVTPLLLMLAATGVLRGLQDTRTPLVVAVAGNVLNLLLNVLLVYGAGAFDGLGIAGSALGSVLAQLACAGVLVAVVARSARREGSSLRPHLPGIRSAARAGVPLLVRTLTLRASLLVTTYAVVVAGRHGGDPAVPIATHQLAMTIWGFLAFTLDAIAIAAQAITGRYLGAGDVEAARSVTRRMVGWGVVCGVVTGVGLAATSPWLGPLFTSDHAVHDALVPALLVAALAQPVAGVVFVLDGVLIGAGDGRYLAVAGLVVLAGYAPLVLLAAAVPDATLTWLWAVFCLVFMGGRLVTLVRRAYGDRWLVTGASR, encoded by the coding sequence GTGACGGCGCCCCTGGCGCCGCGCGGGCGCGGCCGTGTGCGGCTGACGAGCGACGACCGGGAGATCGGCCGGCTGGCGATACCTGCGTTCCTCGCCCTCGTCGCCGAGCCGCTGTTCCTCCTCGGAGACGCCGCCGTCGTCGGCCACCTCGGCACCCCGGAGCTGGCGGGCCTCGGCATCGCGGGCACGATCCTGCAGACCCTCGTCGGCCTGTGCGTCTTCCTCGCCTACGGCACCACGGCCGGCGTCGCGCGCCAGCTCGGCGCCGGGCGGCGCGGCGACGCCCTCACCCAGGGCGTCGACGGCCTCTGGCTGGCGGTGGCGATCGGCGTGCCGGTGACGGTCGCGGGCGTGCTCCTCACCGAGCCCCTCGTCGCGCTGCTCGGACCGGGGGCGGACGTCGCGGGGCCGGCGGCGACGTACCTCCGGATCGCCATGCTCGGCGTCACGCCGCTGCTGCTCATGCTCGCGGCGACCGGAGTGCTCCGCGGCCTCCAGGACACCCGGACCCCGCTCGTCGTCGCGGTCGCCGGCAACGTGCTCAACCTGCTGCTCAACGTGCTCCTGGTGTACGGCGCCGGCGCCTTCGACGGGCTCGGCATCGCCGGGTCGGCCCTCGGCTCGGTGCTCGCGCAGCTGGCGTGCGCGGGCGTCCTCGTCGCCGTCGTCGCCCGCTCGGCTCGCCGCGAGGGCTCGTCGCTGCGGCCGCACCTGCCCGGCATCCGCAGCGCCGCGCGGGCCGGCGTACCGCTCCTCGTCCGCACCCTGACCCTGCGCGCCTCGCTGCTGGTCACGACGTACGCCGTCGTCGTGGCCGGGCGCCACGGCGGCGACCCGGCGGTCCCGATCGCCACCCACCAGCTCGCGATGACGATCTGGGGCTTCCTCGCGTTCACCCTCGACGCCATCGCGATCGCGGCGCAGGCGATCACGGGGCGCTACCTCGGCGCCGGTGACGTCGAGGCCGCCCGGAGCGTCACCCGGCGGATGGTCGGCTGGGGCGTGGTGTGCGGGGTCGTCACCGGCGTCGGCCTCGCCGCGACCAGCCCGTGGCTCGGGCCGTTGTTCACCTCCGACCACGCGGTCCACGACGCGCTCGTCCCGGCCCTGCTCGTGGCCGCGCTCGCGCAACCCGTCGCCGGGGTGGTGTTCGTGCTCGACGGCGTGCTCATCGGCGCGGGCGACGGGCGCTACCTCGCGGTCGCCGGCCTCGTCGTGCTCGCCGGATACGCTCCGCTGGTGCTCCTCGCCGCCGCCGTGCCCGACGCGACGCTCACCTGGCTGTGGGCGGTCTTCTGCCTGGTCTTCATGGGCGGCCGGCTGGTGACCCTCGTCCGTCGTGCGTACGGCGACCGCTGGCTGGTGACCGGGGCGAGCCGGTGA
- the rplI gene encoding 50S ribosomal protein L9: MKIILTQEVDGLGAAGDVVEVKSGYGRNYLLPQGFAIRWTRGAQSEADAIKASVKAKAVRDEAHAAEIKSKLEGAPVDVKVKAGQGGRLFGAVTVADIASALGEVTGESIDKRTIVLGSPIKTLGNHAVSVKLLDDVSASVALNVIPA, from the coding sequence ATGAAGATCATCCTGACCCAGGAGGTCGACGGCCTCGGTGCCGCCGGCGACGTCGTGGAGGTCAAGAGCGGCTACGGTCGCAACTACCTCCTCCCGCAGGGCTTCGCGATCCGCTGGACGCGCGGCGCCCAGTCCGAGGCCGACGCCATCAAGGCGTCCGTGAAGGCCAAGGCCGTCCGCGACGAGGCGCACGCCGCCGAGATCAAGAGCAAGCTCGAGGGTGCGCCGGTCGACGTCAAGGTGAAGGCCGGCCAGGGCGGCCGCCTCTTCGGCGCCGTCACGGTCGCCGACATCGCCTCGGCGCTCGGTGAGGTCACCGGCGAGTCGATCGACAAGCGCACGATCGTCCTCGGCAGCCCGATCAAGACGCTGGGCAACCACGCCGTCTCGGTCAAGCTGCTCGACGACGTGTCGGCCTCGGTCGCGCTCAACGTCATCCCTGCCTGA
- the rpsR gene encoding 30S ribosomal protein S18 has translation MAKPVIRKPKKKVCQFCKEKATGVDYKDTALLRKFISDRGKIRARRVTGNCVQHQRDVATAVKNARELALLPYTSAGR, from the coding sequence ATGGCGAAGCCAGTCATCCGCAAGCCGAAGAAGAAGGTTTGCCAGTTCTGCAAGGAGAAGGCGACCGGTGTCGACTACAAGGACACCGCGCTGCTCCGCAAGTTCATCTCCGACCGCGGCAAGATCCGCGCGCGTCGCGTGACCGGCAACTGCGTCCAGCACCAGCGCGACGTGGCGACCGCGGTCAAGAACGCCCGCGAGCTCGCGCTGCTGCCGTACACCTCGGCCGGTCGCTGA
- a CDS encoding single-stranded DNA-binding protein yields the protein MAGDTVITVIGNLVDDPELRFTPSGAAVANFRIASTPRTFDRQSNEWKDGEALFLSCAVWRQYAENVAESLTKGMRVIVQGRLKSRQYETREGEKRTAFEIDVEEVGPALRYATAKVTRAQRSGGGGGYGGGQGGGQGGAPANDPWASQGAPAQSQQSAPAGGNDPWAAPGVGSDEPPF from the coding sequence ATGGCAGGCGACACCGTCATCACCGTCATCGGCAACCTCGTCGATGACCCGGAGCTGCGCTTCACCCCGTCGGGTGCGGCCGTGGCCAACTTCCGGATCGCGTCGACGCCGCGCACCTTCGACCGCCAGAGCAACGAGTGGAAGGACGGCGAGGCCCTCTTCCTGTCGTGCGCCGTCTGGCGGCAGTACGCCGAGAACGTCGCGGAGTCCCTCACCAAGGGGATGCGCGTGATCGTCCAGGGGCGCCTGAAGTCGCGGCAGTACGAGACGCGCGAGGGTGAGAAGCGGACCGCTTTCGAGATCGACGTCGAAGAGGTCGGTCCCGCGCTGCGCTACGCGACCGCCAAGGTCACCCGGGCCCAGCGCTCGGGCGGTGGCGGCGGCTACGGCGGTGGCCAGGGAGGCGGTCAGGGCGGTGCCCCGGCCAACGACCCGTGGGCCTCGCAGGGCGCTCCCGCGCAGTCGCAGCAGTCTGCTCCCGCAGGCGGCAACGACCCGTGGGCGGCTCCGGGCGTCGGCTCGGACGAGCCTCCCTTCTGA
- the rpsF gene encoding 30S ribosomal protein S6: MRAYEVMVILEPSLDERTVEPSLDKYLNVIRKDGGTVDKVDVWGRRRMAYEIKKNAEGIYAVINLSAEPATVAEFNRQLGLNEAVLRTKVLRPA, translated from the coding sequence TTGCGCGCCTACGAAGTCATGGTGATCCTCGAGCCCAGCCTCGACGAGCGCACCGTCGAGCCGTCGCTCGACAAGTACCTCAACGTCATCCGCAAGGACGGCGGCACCGTCGACAAGGTCGACGTCTGGGGTCGCCGCCGGATGGCCTACGAGATCAAGAAGAACGCCGAGGGCATCTACGCGGTCATCAACCTGTCCGCCGAGCCCGCGACGGTCGCCGAGTTCAACCGCCAGCTGGGTCTCAACGAGGCCGTGCTGCGCACCAAGGTGCTCCGCCCGGCCTGA
- a CDS encoding FHA domain-containing protein: protein MSTLTVETGGRSWTFEEPLVVTIGRDPASVVALTGASTSRRHAELRSDGNGWVLVDVGSSSGTYLNGTRVTEVRLTGQTEVRFGAVDGEPMRLTVVGAQPAPPRPGHPAGPAAGIPPGLDQTIVPGAGPAMPGLGGGPGVLVRVGGEGKRFAPGTIVRIGRDPQGEVTVDDPSVSRLHATVEMRADGWWFFDRSTAGTFDEEDRVGQRRLEEPVTLMLGHPTAGVEVEIIPIVAAGQAQKQLAAKKRNRALVIAAAAVAVLVVAGGIAVGVAQPWKDDPKPSGTTTAGEELTEAELDRAKAASVWIIAVDEAGESIYTGSGSLISEDGLILTNAHVGKPSAPGQEPPAEDPAGLLVAFPPADNLDGAVEVKYAAEPLVADGVLDLAVLQITGDKDGNAIAPEDLDLPEPMPLGTSGDVETGDDIRALGFPGLAAITLDDPSHRGLTVTRGVVSTFNAEEGVGDRAWIDSDIRIGSGNSGGASINDDGELVGINSAVVTAGTSQGQAGEFTGGSALIRPVDLAADILEIAEAGGDESYVSPYLEDVPEPPTPDDASVTLESGGWSLDGAATCATPSTPDNPQTLTGAEIPGTVYAEYNVTGVPDGTPFEIQFWALNGKKQLGEPLQGTWDQGPDTICVSITIEIPIELEGLNAVMVVGDAGVDNPVFFG, encoded by the coding sequence ATGAGCACCCTGACCGTGGAGACCGGCGGCCGGTCGTGGACCTTCGAGGAGCCGCTGGTCGTGACCATCGGCCGCGACCCCGCGAGCGTCGTCGCGCTGACCGGCGCGTCCACCTCGCGCCGGCACGCCGAGCTGCGCTCCGACGGCAACGGCTGGGTGCTGGTCGACGTCGGCAGCAGCAGCGGCACCTACCTCAACGGCACCCGGGTCACCGAGGTGCGCCTCACCGGGCAGACCGAGGTCCGCTTCGGTGCCGTCGACGGCGAGCCGATGCGGCTCACCGTCGTGGGCGCCCAGCCGGCGCCGCCGCGACCCGGTCATCCGGCCGGCCCCGCCGCGGGCATCCCGCCGGGCCTCGACCAGACGATCGTGCCCGGCGCCGGACCGGCGATGCCCGGTCTCGGTGGCGGCCCGGGCGTGCTGGTGCGCGTCGGCGGCGAGGGCAAGCGGTTCGCGCCCGGCACCATCGTGCGGATCGGCCGCGACCCCCAGGGCGAGGTCACGGTCGACGACCCGTCGGTGTCCCGGCTGCACGCGACGGTCGAGATGCGCGCCGACGGCTGGTGGTTCTTCGACCGCTCGACGGCCGGCACGTTCGACGAGGAGGACCGCGTCGGTCAGCGCCGGCTCGAGGAGCCGGTCACGCTGATGCTCGGCCACCCCACGGCGGGCGTCGAGGTCGAGATCATCCCGATCGTCGCCGCGGGCCAGGCCCAGAAGCAGCTGGCCGCCAAGAAGCGCAACAGGGCGCTGGTCATCGCGGCCGCCGCGGTCGCCGTGCTCGTGGTGGCCGGTGGCATCGCGGTCGGCGTGGCCCAGCCGTGGAAGGACGACCCGAAGCCCTCGGGCACCACCACCGCGGGCGAGGAGCTCACCGAGGCCGAGCTCGACCGGGCCAAGGCCGCGAGCGTCTGGATCATCGCGGTCGACGAGGCCGGTGAGTCGATCTACACCGGGTCCGGCAGCTTGATCAGCGAGGACGGCCTGATCCTCACCAACGCCCACGTCGGCAAGCCGTCGGCGCCCGGCCAGGAGCCCCCTGCCGAGGACCCGGCCGGCCTGCTCGTCGCGTTCCCGCCCGCCGACAACCTCGACGGTGCCGTCGAGGTGAAGTACGCCGCCGAGCCGCTCGTCGCCGACGGCGTGCTCGACCTCGCGGTCCTCCAGATCACCGGCGACAAGGACGGCAACGCGATCGCGCCGGAGGACCTCGACCTGCCCGAGCCGATGCCGCTCGGCACCAGCGGCGACGTCGAGACCGGCGACGACATCCGCGCTCTCGGGTTCCCGGGCCTCGCGGCGATCACCCTCGACGACCCGTCGCACCGCGGCCTCACGGTGACTCGCGGCGTCGTGTCGACGTTCAACGCCGAGGAGGGCGTGGGCGACCGCGCCTGGATCGACAGCGATATCCGGATCGGCTCCGGCAACTCGGGCGGCGCCTCGATCAACGACGACGGCGAGCTGGTCGGCATCAACTCGGCCGTCGTCACCGCCGGCACCTCGCAGGGCCAGGCCGGGGAGTTCACCGGCGGCTCCGCGCTGATCCGCCCGGTCGACCTCGCCGCCGACATCCTCGAGATCGCGGAGGCCGGCGGCGACGAGTCCTACGTCTCCCCCTACCTCGAGGACGTGCCCGAGCCGCCCACGCCCGACGACGCCAGCGTGACGCTGGAGTCGGGTGGCTGGTCGCTCGACGGGGCGGCGACCTGCGCCACCCCGAGCACGCCCGACAACCCGCAGACCCTGACGGGCGCGGAGATCCCGGGCACCGTCTACGCCGAGTACAACGTGACCGGCGTGCCCGACGGGACCCCGTTCGAGATCCAGTTCTGGGCGCTCAACGGCAAGAAGCAGCTCGGCGAGCCGCTGCAGGGCACCTGGGACCAGGGCCCCGACACGATCTGCGTCTCGATCACCATCGAGATCCCGATCGAGCTCGAGGGTCTCAACGCGGTGATGGTCGTCGGCGACGCGGGGGTCGACAACCCGGTCTTCTTCGGCTGA
- a CDS encoding deoxyribonuclease IV, producing MSAIAIGAHVDQSDPIAEAQARNAPLVQFFLGNPQSYKGPVLAYDGGAAALRAAAESAGVDLYVHAPYLINVATTNNRQRIPSRKLLQQHMDAAAELGAKGLIVHGGHVQDDDDPAKGFDNWRKAVEATDIKIPLLIENTAGGTNAMTRYLDRIAGVWAAIESAEGADMVGFCLDTCHAHAGGNALETVVEDVKKITGRIDLVHCNDSRDAFDSGADRHANFGQGQIDPDLLASVVRDAGAPVICETPGPADAHVADFAWLRERL from the coding sequence ATGAGCGCCATCGCCATCGGAGCCCACGTCGACCAGTCCGACCCGATCGCCGAGGCGCAGGCCCGCAACGCCCCGCTGGTGCAGTTCTTCCTGGGCAACCCGCAGAGCTACAAGGGCCCCGTCCTCGCCTACGACGGCGGCGCGGCCGCGCTCCGGGCGGCGGCCGAGTCGGCCGGCGTCGACCTCTACGTCCACGCGCCGTACCTGATCAACGTCGCCACGACCAACAACCGCCAGCGGATCCCCAGCCGCAAGCTGCTCCAGCAGCACATGGACGCCGCCGCCGAGCTCGGCGCGAAGGGACTGATCGTCCACGGCGGCCACGTGCAGGACGACGACGACCCCGCCAAGGGCTTCGACAACTGGCGCAAGGCCGTCGAGGCGACCGACATCAAGATCCCGCTGCTGATCGAGAACACCGCCGGCGGCACCAACGCGATGACTCGCTACCTCGACCGCATCGCCGGCGTCTGGGCCGCGATCGAGTCCGCCGAGGGCGCCGACATGGTCGGGTTCTGCCTCGACACCTGCCACGCCCACGCCGGCGGCAACGCCCTGGAGACCGTGGTCGAGGACGTCAAGAAGATCACCGGCCGCATCGACCTCGTCCACTGCAACGACAGCCGCGACGCCTTCGACTCCGGCGCCGACCGCCACGCCAACTTCGGCCAGGGCCAGATCGACCCCGACCTCCTCGCCTCCGTGGTCCGCGACGCCGGCGCCCCGGTCATCTGTGAGACCCCCGGCCCCGCCGACGCCCACGTCGCCGACTTCGCCTGGCTGCGCGAGAGGCTCTGA
- a CDS encoding lipid II:glycine glycyltransferase FemX codes for MPSVRPITPTEHRDHLASLPSASFLQTPGWAQVKSEWRSESLGWFDDSGKQRGAALVLYRKLPKLNRFLAYLPEGPVIDWDSDCLRDWLDPMVAHLKRQGAFAVRIGPPVVTRRWTAAQVKEGVADPDVKLLGQVPPEERSAAGARVVAQLHDLGWRHQAAEGGFAAGQPQYVFQVPLRHPDGTARTEDEVLKGMNQLWRRNIKKAAKEGVEVSAGTRDDLKAFHDLYVHTAERDHFTPRPLPYFEVMWDALNADAPDRLKLWLGRHQGDLVAATLAVRVGEHYWYSYGASSTEKREVRGSNAVQWAMIQDALASGCAVYDLRGITDTLDSDDSHVGLIQFKVGTGGEAVEYAGEWDLPINRALYKAFQIYLARR; via the coding sequence ATGCCGAGCGTGCGCCCGATCACCCCGACCGAGCACCGCGACCACCTCGCCAGCCTCCCGTCGGCGAGCTTCCTCCAGACCCCGGGTTGGGCCCAGGTCAAGAGCGAGTGGCGCAGCGAGTCGCTCGGCTGGTTCGACGACTCCGGCAAGCAGCGGGGCGCCGCGCTCGTGCTCTACCGCAAGCTGCCGAAGCTCAACCGCTTCCTCGCCTACCTCCCCGAGGGCCCGGTCATCGACTGGGACAGCGACTGCCTCCGCGACTGGCTGGACCCGATGGTCGCCCACCTCAAGCGGCAGGGCGCGTTCGCCGTACGCATCGGACCGCCGGTCGTCACCCGCCGTTGGACCGCCGCCCAGGTCAAGGAGGGTGTCGCCGACCCGGACGTGAAGCTGCTCGGCCAGGTGCCGCCGGAGGAGCGCTCGGCCGCCGGCGCCCGGGTCGTCGCCCAGCTGCACGACCTCGGCTGGCGCCACCAGGCCGCCGAGGGCGGCTTCGCGGCAGGGCAGCCGCAGTACGTGTTCCAGGTCCCGCTGCGCCACCCCGACGGCACCGCGCGCACCGAGGACGAGGTCCTCAAGGGCATGAACCAGCTCTGGCGCCGCAACATCAAGAAGGCCGCCAAGGAGGGGGTCGAGGTGAGCGCGGGCACCCGCGACGACCTCAAGGCGTTCCACGACCTCTACGTGCACACCGCCGAGCGCGACCACTTCACCCCGCGCCCCCTCCCCTACTTCGAGGTCATGTGGGACGCGCTCAACGCCGACGCGCCTGATCGGTTGAAGCTCTGGCTGGGCCGTCACCAGGGCGACCTGGTCGCGGCCACGCTCGCGGTCCGCGTGGGCGAGCACTACTGGTACTCCTACGGCGCCTCGTCCACCGAGAAGCGCGAGGTGCGCGGCTCCAACGCCGTCCAGTGGGCGATGATCCAGGACGCCCTCGCGTCCGGCTGCGCGGTCTACGACCTCCGCGGCATCACCGACACCCTCGACTCCGACGACTCCCACGTCGGGCTGATCCAGTTCAAGGTCGGCACCGGCGGCGAGGCGGTCGAGTACGCCGGCGAGTGGGACCTGCCGATCAACCGGGCGCTCTACAAGGCGTTCCAGATCTACCTCGCGCGGCGCTGA